DNA from Nitriliruptor alkaliphilus DSM 45188:
ATCGACGCATCGGGTGCCGCCCGGTAGGGCTTGCCGAACTGGGAAACCGGTACCCCCGTCACCTCGGCCCAGTGCGCCTCAGCCGCGACGAGGTCGAGCCCGGCGTGTAGGTAGAGCGTGACGCGCAGGCGGTCCTCGTCCACCTCGAAGAACCGACGCAGCCAACGACAGAACAGGGCGACCATCCGTGGGTCGCTGTTGGCGAACCGCACCGAGCTCTGTGTCTTGCTGCCGTCGCCGGCGTAGAGCCCGAGGCCCGCGTGGAGCAGCGCGAGGTCATCGAGCGTGCCGATGCGGTCGACGGCTTCGCAGCGCAACTGCTCGATCCGCTCGAGCTTGCGGCGGCGGAGCGGGTGGTCGCTGCCCCGCGGTCGGCGATCGGTCCTCGCGCTGCGGCGTGCCGTCGGGTCGAACGGCACGTCTCGGGTCCACAGCGACACCGAGCTCTTCGAAACGCCGAGGTGCTCGGCGATCTCGGGCATGGTCCACGCCTGGGCGCGCAGCTCCCGGGCGCGAGCCTTCTCGTGCAGCTTCCCGCGGTAGCCCGCGGGTCGTCCTCTCCCCGCCCCCACGGGGTTGGCGTGACCTGGTGGTCACGTCGCGGACCGTACCGAGGGACCGTGACACCGCCAGGACCGGGAGCGTCGGTCAGCCGTGGGCCACCACCTCGAACGAGGCATCGACGGACAGGGTGGTGACCGCGTCGCCCTCGACCGACGCCGTCTTGGTCACCCGGTAGGTCCCCGGTTCGGGTGTGATCTCCCGTCGGAACTGGCCGGGCCAAGCCGGGACCTCACCCTCGGGGGTCGACTGGCCCGGTCCGAGGCCGAGCCCGACGGCGGGCACCTCCGGCGTGAAGACCTGCACCCACGTGGTGCCGTCCCAGCGCTCGATGACGTAGTCGAGGCCGGTGAGCAGGTCGAGCTCTCCGATGTTGTCCAGCGTGATCGAGACGTCCTCGTCCGGCTCGATCCGTTCGGGCTCCACGCGCAGCCGCATCCCCGCCTCACCGGCGGGTGTCCGCACGACGACGACGGGCTGTGCGTCGTCCGGCGGGGCCTGCTGCTCCGTCGCGTCAACGCCGCCGTCCCCCGACCCACCTTCGGGCGTGCAGGCACCAAGCGACACCGCGAGCAGGCACAGCGACACCACGACCCGCAGTAACACGTGCGACCCCCTCGCTCGTCACCCCGTGGGACGCCCCCACGCCGCCGCGGGTTCCCTCACCGGCAGCTTGGCGGTCCAGCACCGGACATGCCTCGGATCAGTGTCGATGCGCAGCACCTGGGCCACCGTGCCGGAAGGCAGACGAACGCTTCGTGTCAGGCGCAGCCCGACGGCGGACCCGAGCTCGGCGAACTCCGTTCGGGTGCGTTCCCAACCACCAACAGTCAACGGCAGATCGGCCCGGGCGGTGAACTCGTCGCGAGGCCGAGGATCCGGTCGGCCCTCCACGATGATCACGCGTGACCGATCAGCGTCTCGAGCGCCCATCGCCGTTGCCACCGTCGCTGCGGTCGGGACTTCCCGACGTCATGGGTGCACGCTCCCGTGTGCCCGGGAAGCACGTCGCGGACGATCGCTGCATCGGATGTCGACACCGGGAGGCGGGCATGGACGAGGCACGGACGGTTGGGGCGGGTCGGGCGCTCGTGGTGGCCGGCGTCGTGTGGTCGCTCATGGCCGTGGTGCAGTTCCGTCTCGGCCTGTTCGACCACTCGGCCGGCGGGGCCTATCTCGCGCACCAGGCGGTCGCGGTGGTCGCCCTGGGCCTGATCGTTGGAGCGCTGTGGCTGCTGGTGCGGGCGCGGATCGCTGGCGACGGTCGCTACGCACGGACGGTCCTGGTGCTGTTCGCGGGTGGTTGGCTGCTGATCCTCCTGGGCGGGTTGTCGAACCTGGCCAGTGGTGACGGCACCGGTCCGCTGGCGACGGTCGGGATGGTGCTTCCTGCCGTCGGGGGCGCGCTCAACGGGCTCACTGGTCTCCTGGCCGGGATCGCGGTGGCACGTGCGGGCCGTTTACCGGGGTGGCGCCGATGGAGTGTGCTGGTCTACGCCCTCTACTACCTCGCCGTCCTGTGGCTGCCGGTGGCGATCACGGGCCAGCCGCCGTCGATGCTGCCCGAGATCGGCTGGGGCCTGGCCTGGATCCTCGTCGGTGTCGCGGCGATGAACACACGACGGGACGTTCGCGCGACGACAGCCGCGGTGACATGATGTCGCGGTGAACGGTGACGTGGGCCGGCGAGTCCGGTCGGGTTGGCGCACCACGGCTCTCGGGGCGCTGGTGATGCTGGCTGCTGCGGCCGCCGCGGCCGCGGTCATCGGCGCCGTCTGGGCCGGGATGTCGTGGCAGGACCTGGTGGCGTCCTACCTCGTGACCAACCTCGCCATCGCGGTTGGCTTCGCCTCGTGCGGCACGGTGGTGGCTGCGTACCGGCCGAGTAACCCCGTCGGGTGGTTGATGTTGGCGGCCGGTCTGGCGCAGGGCACGACCGCAGCGGTCACCCCGCTGCTGGTGGCGGGCGGGGAGCGGGGGTGGTCCGCGGCGGCGATGGCGGCACTGGCTCTGGCCTACGCCTACGGCTGGCCCTGGTCGATCGGGCTCGCCCTGCCTCTCGCGCTGCTGCTGTTCCCCGACGGGAACCTGCCAGGGCGGAGGTGGTGGTGGGCCGTCGCGTGGCTGCTGGTCGTGGGGTGCGCCTTCGTGGTGATGATGGGTTCGGAGCCTGGCAACGTCGTGCTGGGCGACGGCACGGTGGTTCCGCATCCGCTGTCGCTGGCTGCCCACGACCGGCTCGCACCACTGTGGGCGGGCGTCGGACTGGCGATGCTCGGTTCGTATGCCACCGCCTTCGCGGCGCTCGTGGTCCGCTACCGGCGCGGGGACGAGACGCGACGGCGACAGCTGCTGTGGCTGCTGTTCGGCACCGCGGCGGCGATCGTCGTGCCCCTGCCCACCACCCAGTTCGGTGCCGGACCGATCCTGCTGATCCTGGCGATCTGCCTGGTACCCGCGTCGATCGCGGTGGCGATCGTGCGACACAACCTGCTCGACATCCGCCTCGTGGTTTCCCGTGCCGCCCAATGGGGGGCGCTGAGCGTCGGCGTGATCGCCGTGTACATCGGGCTCGTGGCGGTCTTCGGGCAGCTGCTGAGCCAGCGCGTCAGCGCAGTCGCCGCCGCGCTCGCGGTCGCCTTCGCGTTCAACCCGGCCCGGCTCGTGGCACAGCGGCTGGTCGACCGGCTGTTCTACGGCCACGCCCACGATCCAGTACGAGCGATCGCCCAGGTCGAGGGTCACCTGGGCCGGAGCCACGACCTGGCCGGGCTACTCGAGGCGATCCGTGACGCCCTGCGGGTCCCGTTCGTGCAGCTTCGCACCGACGAGCTCCTCCTGATGTCGGGCGAGAAGCCCGGTGACGTGCACACGATCCCATTGGTGTCCGCCCAGAACCAGGTGGGCGAGCTCACGATCGGGCTGCGCACAGGCGAACACCGGCTGCAGGACCGTGACCGCCGGCTACTGGACCTGCTCGCTGGGCCGCTGGCCGTGGCTGTCCACGCCACGGAACTCACCGCCCGACTGCAACGGTCACAGGAACGCCTCATCGAGGCACGCGAGGACGAGCGCCAACGGCTGCGGCGTGACCTACACGACGGTCTCGGTCCACAGCTGACCGGCGTCACCTTCAAGGCTGACGCCGCCCGGAACCTGCTCACCACCGACCCGCAGCGTGCGGAGAGGCTGCTGGGCGAGGTGCAGGCCGATGTCCGGACGGCCATCACCGACATCCGCCGTCTCATCTATGCGCTGCGCCCTTCGGCCCTCGATGAGCTCGGCCTGGTCGGGGCGCTCGAGCAGCGTGTGCACGACCTGGGCGCCGGTGCAGGCCACGGCGGGCCCAAGATCCGCCTGGAGGCACCGGCCCGCCTCCCCGCACTGCCCCTCGGTGTCGAGCTCGCCGCCTACCGGATCGCGGTCGAGGCGCTCACCAACGCGGCCCGACACGCACGTGCGCGTCAGGTCGTCATCGCGGTCCGCGTCGACGGGGACCTCCACCTCGAGATCGTCGACGATGGCCCCGGCAGGGACGGTTGTTGGCGGCCGGGGGTCGGCCTCTCCGCGATGTACGAGCGGGTCGCCGAGCTGGGCGGCTCGCTGACGGCTGGCCCCGGCAGGGAGGGTGGACGTGTCATCGCCACCATCCCGGTGGGGCAACCGTGAACCTCCCGGTGCGCGTCCTGATCGTCGACGACCACCCCGTGGTCCGCGACGGGCTGCGGGCGCTCCTCGGCTCCACCACCGACTTCGAGGTGGTAGGGGAGGCGGCCGGGGGCCTCGCCGCGATCCGGGAGGCCAGGACACACCGTCCCGACGTGGTGATCATGGACGTCCATCTGCCGGACCTCGACGGTGTGGAGGCGACGCGTCGCCTGCGGCGCGTCGTCCCCGAGTCGGCGGTGCTCGTCCTGAGCATGCTCGAGGACGACGACACCGTCTTCGCGGCCATGCGCGCCGGTGCCTGTGGCTACCTCGTCAAGGGCGCCTCGCAGGGGGACATCGAGCACGCCATCCAGGCCGTCGCTGCGGGTGGCGCCTTCCTAGGGCCGCAGGTGGCTCGCCGCATCCTCGGCCTGCTGACCGACCCGCGACGTGACGAGCCTCCCTTCCCGGAGCTCACGCCCCGCGAGTTCGAAGTGCTCGACCTGATCGCCACCGGCCTGTCCAACCCACAGATCGCGACACGGCTGTACATCTCCGGCAAGACGGTCAGCAATCACGTCTCCAACATCTTCGCCAAGCTGCAGCTGCCCGACCGTGCCACGGCGATCGTACGGGCGCGCGAAGCAGGACTGGGACACGGCTGACGCGCGCAGCGGGCACCTGGCAACCTCGACACGAGGTTCGACACCGGCAGTTCCCCGCGTACTCGAGGTGCGGGCTCGGTGTGATCGCTTCGGCCTACCTCATCGCCACCCGCTGACGCGCTCAGCCGGGGGTGAGGACGAGCTTGCCGAACAGGTCGCCCTCGATCATGCGCTC
Protein-coding regions in this window:
- a CDS encoding helix-turn-helix domain-containing protein, yielding MGAGRGRPAGYRGKLHEKARARELRAQAWTMPEIAEHLGVSKSSVSLWTRDVPFDPTARRSARTDRRPRGSDHPLRRRKLERIEQLRCEAVDRIGTLDDLALLHAGLGLYAGDGSKTQSSVRFANSDPRMVALFCRWLRRFFEVDEDRLRVTLYLHAGLDLVAAEAHWAEVTGVPVSQFGKPYRAAPDASIRHNKHVHGCAHVAYHSADTHRQGLALMDALLTAPHEPSGAETASGPPARAGGPIEALRGPGSNRRQLD
- a CDS encoding immunoglobulin-like domain-containing protein codes for the protein MLLRVVVSLCLLAVSLGACTPEGGSGDGGVDATEQQAPPDDAQPVVVVRTPAGEAGMRLRVEPERIEPDEDVSITLDNIGELDLLTGLDYVIERWDGTTWVQVFTPEVPAVGLGLGPGQSTPEGEVPAWPGQFRREITPEPGTYRVTKTASVEGDAVTTLSVDASFEVVAHG
- a CDS encoding sensor histidine kinase; the protein is MNGDVGRRVRSGWRTTALGALVMLAAAAAAAAVIGAVWAGMSWQDLVASYLVTNLAIAVGFASCGTVVAAYRPSNPVGWLMLAAGLAQGTTAAVTPLLVAGGERGWSAAAMAALALAYAYGWPWSIGLALPLALLLFPDGNLPGRRWWWAVAWLLVVGCAFVVMMGSEPGNVVLGDGTVVPHPLSLAAHDRLAPLWAGVGLAMLGSYATAFAALVVRYRRGDETRRRQLLWLLFGTAAAIVVPLPTTQFGAGPILLILAICLVPASIAVAIVRHNLLDIRLVVSRAAQWGALSVGVIAVYIGLVAVFGQLLSQRVSAVAAALAVAFAFNPARLVAQRLVDRLFYGHAHDPVRAIAQVEGHLGRSHDLAGLLEAIRDALRVPFVQLRTDELLLMSGEKPGDVHTIPLVSAQNQVGELTIGLRTGEHRLQDRDRRLLDLLAGPLAVAVHATELTARLQRSQERLIEAREDERQRLRRDLHDGLGPQLTGVTFKADAARNLLTTDPQRAERLLGEVQADVRTAITDIRRLIYALRPSALDELGLVGALEQRVHDLGAGAGHGGPKIRLEAPARLPALPLGVELAAYRIAVEALTNAARHARARQVVIAVRVDGDLHLEIVDDGPGRDGCWRPGVGLSAMYERVAELGGSLTAGPGREGGRVIATIPVGQP
- a CDS encoding response regulator; translated protein: MNLPVRVLIVDDHPVVRDGLRALLGSTTDFEVVGEAAGGLAAIREARTHRPDVVIMDVHLPDLDGVEATRRLRRVVPESAVLVLSMLEDDDTVFAAMRAGACGYLVKGASQGDIEHAIQAVAAGGAFLGPQVARRILGLLTDPRRDEPPFPELTPREFEVLDLIATGLSNPQIATRLYISGKTVSNHVSNIFAKLQLPDRATAIVRAREAGLGHG